A stretch of Bacillus pseudomycoides DNA encodes these proteins:
- a CDS encoding SRPBCC family protein has product MLITFQMDIQAPIEKAFSYLEDPEKQMKWIQGLEGTEHITTFNPANPVGTKFKQRLRERGRVQEYEGQVIAYKKIVS; this is encoded by the coding sequence ATGTTAATTACATTTCAGATGGATATTCAAGCACCTATTGAAAAAGCTTTTTCATATTTAGAAGATCCAGAAAAACAAATGAAGTGGATCCAGGGATTGGAAGGAACAGAACATATTACAACATTTAATCCAGCTAACCCTGTAGGTACTAAATTTAAACAGCGTCTACGTGAAAGAGGTCGGGTTCAAGAGTACGAAGGTCAAGTGATTGCGTACAAAAAAATAGTCTCTTAG
- a CDS encoding cytoplasmic protein, with amino-acid sequence MNEFKKNSIATDEDFYQLSDQIYSDKLLHKGATIKGANGHEWKVIESIDSDCQQIKNGLQAIAVVPAKDYKPNKEHYDNIIYSFRGTEFGKFDGDLSTDIDQITLGMKEKWGVVGGEIQKFPTSFDSALEFVDKVNKKYEPTSVHTTGHSKGAAEAQYVAAERNCYTTTYAAPNVYRLLSDEAKKRVDQGLMENKATDFTHKKDAIGNFEQFGAKPIGKQFLVESNGTSHGVLGLLFMGEHPMDTFEGMFHSDGRAILESKSDGVIQQAKGTEIQLKVEDIKQIARDLKNEIEDINQKITEASHKIINVLHQSPASVDGNLINTITYAVYGFQRGYMEPLHSVADFIDQKANEFERVDNQG; translated from the coding sequence ATGAATGAATTCAAAAAAAATTCGATTGCAACAGACGAAGACTTTTATCAACTATCCGACCAAATTTACAGTGATAAACTCTTACATAAAGGTGCCACAATAAAGGGCGCAAATGGACACGAATGGAAAGTTATAGAATCCATAGATTCAGATTGTCAACAAATAAAAAATGGATTACAAGCAATCGCTGTTGTACCTGCAAAAGATTACAAACCAAATAAAGAACATTACGACAATATAATCTATTCATTCCGCGGAACAGAATTTGGTAAATTTGATGGAGATCTATCTACAGACATAGATCAAATTACACTTGGAATGAAAGAAAAATGGGGTGTAGTAGGTGGAGAGATACAAAAATTCCCTACATCATTTGACAGTGCGCTAGAATTTGTGGATAAAGTGAATAAAAAGTATGAACCGACTTCTGTTCATACTACTGGACATAGTAAGGGAGCCGCAGAAGCTCAATATGTAGCGGCAGAAAGAAATTGTTATACAACAACATATGCTGCACCAAATGTTTATAGATTATTAAGTGATGAAGCAAAAAAACGAGTTGATCAAGGCCTAATGGAAAATAAAGCAACCGACTTTACTCATAAAAAAGATGCTATAGGGAATTTTGAACAATTTGGCGCAAAACCGATTGGTAAACAATTCTTAGTAGAAAGCAATGGAACATCTCATGGTGTTCTTGGTCTTTTATTTATGGGAGAACATCCAATGGATACATTTGAGGGTATGTTTCATTCCGATGGACGAGCCATATTAGAATCAAAATCGGATGGCGTTATTCAACAGGCCAAAGGAACTGAAATCCAATTAAAAGTTGAAGATATCAAACAAATTGCACGGGATTTAAAAAATGAAATTGAGGATATCAACCAAAAGATAACGGAAGCAAGTCATAAAATAATAAATGTATTACATCAATCGCCAGCTAGCGTAGATGGGAATTTAATTAATACGATTACTTATGCTGTTTATGGTTTCCAAAGAGGTTATATGGAACCCCTTCATTCAGTAGCAGACTTTATAGATCAAAAAGCAAATGAATTTGAACGAGTGGATAATCAAGGGTAA
- a CDS encoding DUF1433 domain-containing protein yields MKRKMIITLSIICIIAGGYITMEYLKQKEKEEQFWKKQEARIEKYIHYNVKNVKSITFTKKEVSPMGVPHIEGYINNNQDLWFLATVSNTENFEGQFSHSGELDDNYIKKPEKTVSEIEKEEKEKKQE; encoded by the coding sequence ATGAAAAGAAAAATGATAATTACATTATCCATTATTTGTATTATAGCAGGGGGATATATTACGATGGAATACTTAAAACAAAAAGAAAAAGAGGAACAGTTTTGGAAAAAACAAGAAGCTAGGATTGAAAAATATATTCATTATAATGTGAAAAATGTAAAATCTATTACGTTTACGAAAAAAGAAGTAAGTCCTATGGGGGTTCCGCATATAGAAGGGTATATAAATAACAATCAAGACTTATGGTTTCTTGCGACTGTTAGTAATACAGAGAATTTTGAAGGACAATTTTCACATTCAGGAGAGTTAGATGATAATTACATAAAGAAACCAGAAAAAACGGTATCCGAAATAGAAAAAGAGGAAAAAGAAAAGAAGCAAGAGTAA